The Sinobacterium caligoides DNA window TCTAAGTCCGCCGGCCCAGGCACCCGGAAAAACATCGATGAGTTTACCCGCACCACCGCCGGTGCCATCGAAAAGGTCGGGGGTGCGAAAGAGGGCAAGGCGATCATCATCATCAATCCCGCCGAGCCACCGCTGATAATGCGCGACACCGTACACTGTCTCGTACAAGGGGAACCTGACCAACAAGCCATCACTGACTCCGTGCTGGCGATGGTCGCCGAGGTACAACAATACGTGCCCGGCTATACGCTGAAAAACGGCCCGGTATTCGATGGCAACCGCGTCTCGATCTACCTTGAGGTCGAGGGGCTTGGCGACTTCCTACCCAAATACGCCGGCAACCTCGACATAATGACCGCGGCCGCACTGAAGACGGCCGAGCGCTATGCCGAAGAGATCCTCGCCGGACGCCTGCAGCCTCGCAGCACCCTATAACCTCGCCCCCACTCACCACGAATAAGAGACAGAAATAATGGACCTAAAAGCAAAGCAAGTAATATTGCACGACATGTGTTTGCGAGACGGCATGCACGCCAAACAACATCAGATCAGTATCGAGGAGATGATCAGCGTCGCCAGTAGCCTCGACCAGGCTGGTGTGCCGCTGATCGAGGTCACCCACGGCGATGGCCTCGGCGGTCGCTCGGTCAACTACGGCTTCCCTGCGGCGAGCGACGAAGCCTATCTCAAGGCAACGGTAAAGGCGGTCAAGCGCGCAAAGATATCCGCACTGCTATTACCGGGTATCGGCACCATAGACCACCTGAAAATGGCCTATGACTGTGGCATCAGCACTATCCGCGTTGCCACACACTGTAGCGAAGCCGACGTTGCCGAGCAGCATATCGGTCACGCCGCAGAGATGGGGCTCGATACTGTTGGCTTCCTGATGATGACACATATGATCTCTGCCGAGGCCTTAGTTAGCCAGGCGAAGCTGATGGAGTCCTACGGTGCCAACTGCGTCTACTGCACTGACTCCGCGGGCTATATGCTACCCGACGACGTCAGCGCCCGCATTGCCCTATTGCGCGCCGAGCTAAAGCCAGAGACAGAGATCGGCTTCCACGGTCATCATAATCTCAGCATGGGCGTGATGAACTCACTGGCCGCCGTCGAGGCCGGTGCCAACCGTATCGATGGCTCCGTCGCGGGCCTCGGTGCCGGTGCCGGTAACACACCGCTGGAGGTCTTCGTCGCGGTATTAGAGCGTATGGGCGCACAACACGGCGTCGACCTCTATAAAATTATGGATGTTGCCGAAGACATCGTCACGCCGATGATGGACCGCCCCATTCGTCTTGATCGCGATGCGCTCACCCTCGGTTACGCCGGGGTCTACTCCTCGTTCCTACTATTCGCACAGCGCGCGGCAAGGAAGTACAACGTCTCTTCCCGTGATATCTTAATGGAACTGGGTCGCCGCGGCACCGTCGGTGGCCAGGAAGATATGATCGAAGATCTCGCCCTCGATATGAGCAGGGAAAAGATAAAGCGTTAGATTTTAGCGACCACGCTCAGCAACCGTGGTCACCAATTCAACCTCTATTTTAAAAACAAAAAAGCCGCTCAATTGAGCGGCTTTTTTATCACACGATAAACCTCAACAATTATCGAGCAGGCCAAGGCGTCTTGGGGGCGCCAAAGTTTGGCTCACCCAGTACAGGGCTCGATAACAGATAGATACCGTGGTTGGTAAACTCCCAGAACAGGTTACGATCGTACTCGATATAAACGCTGTGTGAGAGGTTACCGCGGGCATATTCCGCCACGTTTTCAGTATCAAACGGCGGTACGAAATAGGCAACAATCTCTGGATTTTCGAGGTCGCTGACATCGAAGACCTGCAAGCCTGCGTTGTAGAAGTTAAACGGCAGGATGCCCTCTTTCGGTGTGCCCGGCTGGGTATAGTAACCGGTACGCTTGGGACCAAAACTACCCCGACGCTGACAGAAGTCGGTAAAGGCGGCATCGGCCGGTGGCTTAGGGCGCGGTAAAATACCGATTTCGACAGGTTTTTCTGGCTGGCGAACATCAATCATGTGCACGTTTTTATACGGTTCCCAGCAGTCTTCGTTGAGCGGGTAACCACTGAAATAAACAATGCCGGTCTTCTCCACCTGCGAAACATCGATAAAGTCCCCCTCAACGCCCGCAACATTCGGTTCGAAGGCCATATGACTAACAATCTTCATCTCCGCCGGGTTAGTGATATCGACAACATAGAAGCCGAGACCTCCCATTGCCGCGTAGCCGTACTTGCCACCCTTCTCAACCGGGGTAGGGATAAACAGCGACATGCGCGCGCCCATCCATGAGGTGCGATTGCCGGCACGCGGATTAGCCTTGTACGCCGCCTCGTGCTCCGCATCACCGGCTATCTGCCCGGCAACGTTCAGCTGTTGCAGGAACTTCGGGTTAGCCGGGTCCGACATATCCCATGACTGGTAGCCTGCTGAGTAGAGGTCGTTGGGGTATTCTGTCAGTGAGTGCGAGGCCTCAGGTGCCGCAGCCACAAACATCGTATCACCACCAAAGTAAACCGGGATATCCCTAACGCCTGATCCCTGCTGCTCGCCTATCGGTGCATCAGGGTGCTTATAATCGGTCGTTCGCTCAGCCAACAACTCCCAGTCTTCTGGCATCGGGCCGTTCATCGCATAGACTTTAAAGCCTTTTAAGTGCTTCGCCTTACGGATTGCCTCGACCTGCTCGGGCTTATGGTATTTATCTTTGAGCAAACCAAAACGGCGTATCTCAAACGATTGCACCATGATGTTCTTACCCAGCTTCTCATTCCACTGAATAGAAGCTGCGCCAAACATGTCATCTTCAGGGTAAGGGTTTACCTCCTCGCCCGGCCCGTCGATACCCCAGGTATTTCCCTTGGTGAGTAACAACTTTAATTCTTTGGGCTTGGTAATATCGTAAATTTTTAAATCGCGTCGAACATATTGGTAAAGGTAGCGACGACCATCGAAATCGACAATATTTTGCCAGGTATGAAATGGCTCAACGACGATAGGATAAAACGCCTCAACCTTCATATTTTTAATGTATTGTTCGCTATCCCAGTAATCGAGGATACCGTCAAAGGGGACTTGATCGTGTGAGTCACGAGTAGCCACTGGGTGAGTGAAGCTACCGTCCTTATTCATGCCATAACTGCTTGGCAGAGGATCTACCGGCGTTTTGTCTTCGGCCATATCGACCTGTCGCTGCACAAAACGGTCGGCAATATTATACGGTGCCGAATGCCCCTCTGCCGCAGCGTGTTCCTCGACCGTATCATGGCTGGCCGAGCAGGCCACCAACACACTCGAGGCGAGTGCAATCAGTGCCGCCATCTTCGGTGTTCTATTGCTCATACATTGTCCCTCTCTTGTTATCGGAGTTATTATGGTTATTTTGCCAAGTTAAAGAAGTCTATGGTGTTGCTGGAAAGTATTTTATGTTTCGCCGCCTCGCTTAGCACAGGCTGCTCCCGCACTAACTTGCCAATCTGCTGCTCGCCGAGGGGAAACGGATAGTCAGAGCCCAATAAAATATTATCTTCCCCCATCACTTTCACCAAAAGCTCCAGCGCATCGGGATCGAAGACAGCCGAGTCGACATAAAAGCGATTAACGTAGCTCGACGGTTTTTGCGGACAATCTTCACGCACAATATCACGGTGCTGCCAGGCGTTATCAATACGCCCCAACAAGTAGGGGAAGCTACCGCCACCATGCGCAAAGCAGATGCGCAGGCTCTCAGGCAGACGTTCAAAGGCACCCGATAAAATCAGCGACAAAATCGACAACTGTGTCTCCGCCGGCATCGATACTAACCAGGGCAACATGTATTTCGGCATGCGCTCCTGCGCCATCATATCCCAGGGGTGTACCAACACCGCCGCATCGACACTGGCACAGTGCTGTAAAAAGGTGACTAAACCCTCGTCATCTAAATTCTTAGC harbors:
- the dmpG gene encoding 4-hydroxy-2-oxovalerate aldolase, which translates into the protein MDLKAKQVILHDMCLRDGMHAKQHQISIEEMISVASSLDQAGVPLIEVTHGDGLGGRSVNYGFPAASDEAYLKATVKAVKRAKISALLLPGIGTIDHLKMAYDCGISTIRVATHCSEADVAEQHIGHAAEMGLDTVGFLMMTHMISAEALVSQAKLMESYGANCVYCTDSAGYMLPDDVSARIALLRAELKPETEIGFHGHHNLSMGVMNSLAAVEAGANRIDGSVAGLGAGAGNTPLEVFVAVLERMGAQHGVDLYKIMDVAEDIVTPMMDRPIRLDRDALTLGYAGVYSSFLLFAQRAARKYNVSSRDILMELGRRGTVGGQEDMIEDLALDMSREKIKR
- a CDS encoding amidohydrolase family protein, producing the protein MKIIDMHSHFLPESWENLEQRFGTTGWPWMRHTEPGKAMLMRGSEDFRPVYEACWNPAIRLEEMDRHGIDIQVMSATPILFAYDRPAQQAAECAKIFNDAALEICAHDNQRLKALCQVPLQDVDLACAEVTRAMDSGHIGVQIGNHVGAKNLDDEGLVTFLQHCASVDAAVLVHPWDMMAQERMPKYMLPWLVSMPAETQLSILSLILSGAFERLPESLRICFAHGGGSFPYLLGRIDNAWQHRDIVREDCPQKPSSYVNRFYVDSAVFDPDALELLVKVMGEDNILLGSDYPFPLGEQQIGKLVREQPVLSEAAKHKILSSNTIDFFNLAK